The following coding sequences lie in one Streptococcus suis genomic window:
- a CDS encoding thiol peroxidase, with translation MTTFIGKPVTLVGPQLRVGDVAPDFVLMANDLSLKSLKDFGKQTKVISVVPSIDTGICDTQTRRFNQELADRDNTVVITISADLPFAQKRWCGAAGLEDAVTLSDYYDHAFGKSYGVLMREWNLLARAVFVLNADNEITYVEYLDNVNEHPDYEAALEAVK, from the coding sequence ATGACAACCTTTATTGGAAAACCGGTGACCTTGGTAGGTCCACAGTTACGAGTGGGAGATGTAGCCCCTGATTTTGTCCTCATGGCCAATGATCTGAGTTTGAAAAGTTTGAAGGACTTTGGCAAGCAGACTAAGGTCATCAGTGTTGTGCCTTCTATTGATACAGGGATTTGCGATACCCAGACTCGTCGCTTCAATCAGGAGTTGGCTGATCGTGACAATACGGTTGTCATTACTATCTCGGCAGACCTGCCTTTTGCTCAGAAACGCTGGTGTGGCGCTGCAGGTTTGGAAGATGCAGTGACCCTGTCGGATTACTATGACCATGCCTTTGGTAAATCCTACGGTGTGCTCATGCGGGAGTGGAATTTGTTGGCGCGTGCGGTCTTTGTCCTCAATGCCGACAATGAAATCACCTATGTAGAATACCTGGACAATGTCAACGAACACCCAGACTATGAAGCGGCTTTAGAGGCTGTTAAATAA
- a CDS encoding Zn-dependent alcohol dehydrogenase, with amino-acid sequence MKAAIYEKAGKMTVAEIEKPSLQAKDDVIIKVVRACVCGSDLWGYGEDIHHDHGDTNSGHEAIGIVEEVGEDITTLVPGDFVIVPFTHGCGHCDACRAGFDGTCDNHPGYTNWGNNYQSQYIRFHYGNWALVKIPGQPSDYSEGMIKSLLTLADVMPTGYHAARVADVKPGDKVVVIGDGAVGQCAVIAAKMRGASQIIMMSRHADRQQMALESGATAIVAERGEEGIAKVREILGGGADAALECVGTEASIDQALGVLHNGGRIGFVGVPHYNNHALGSTFAQNIIIGGGSASVTTYDKEILLDAVLKGDINPGRVFTQTYSLDNIDQAYKDMANRKTIKAMVTVD; translated from the coding sequence ATGAAAGCAGCTATTTATGAAAAAGCCGGTAAGATGACCGTTGCAGAAATCGAAAAACCAAGTCTTCAAGCCAAGGATGATGTCATTATCAAGGTCGTGCGGGCCTGCGTCTGTGGGTCAGACCTTTGGGGCTACGGTGAAGATATTCACCATGACCACGGTGACACCAACTCTGGTCATGAAGCCATCGGTATCGTTGAAGAGGTAGGCGAAGACATTACAACACTAGTTCCTGGTGACTTTGTGATTGTTCCATTTACACATGGTTGCGGACACTGTGATGCCTGTCGCGCTGGCTTTGACGGTACTTGTGACAACCATCCAGGCTACACCAACTGGGGCAACAACTACCAGTCTCAATACATTCGTTTCCACTACGGCAACTGGGCCTTGGTCAAAATTCCTGGCCAACCGAGCGACTACTCAGAAGGCATGATTAAATCACTTCTAACATTGGCAGATGTTATGCCTACAGGCTACCACGCAGCCCGCGTAGCAGATGTCAAACCTGGTGACAAGGTTGTTGTCATCGGTGATGGTGCAGTGGGTCAATGTGCCGTCATTGCTGCAAAAATGCGCGGAGCTTCTCAGATTATCATGATGAGCCGTCACGCGGACCGTCAGCAAATGGCTTTGGAATCAGGTGCTACTGCCATCGTAGCAGAACGGGGCGAAGAAGGCATTGCTAAAGTTCGTGAAATTCTTGGTGGAGGCGCTGATGCTGCCCTAGAATGTGTTGGTACAGAAGCCTCCATTGACCAAGCACTCGGTGTCCTTCACAATGGTGGTCGTATCGGTTTTGTCGGTGTGCCACACTACAACAACCACGCCCTTGGCTCAACCTTTGCACAAAATATCATTATCGGTGGTGGCTCTGCTTCTGTCACAACCTATGATAAGGAAATTTTGCTCGATGCTGTTCTCAAAGGCGACATCAACCCAGGTCGTGTTTTCACCCAAACTTACAGCCTAGACAATATTGACCAAGCCTACAAAGACATGGCCAACCGTAAAACGATTAAAGCAATGGTGACGGTGGATTAA
- a CDS encoding IS110 family transposase has translation MFHFTTLFIGMDVHKESFSLCYYDMMANQFKHSTKVGPNVSYIVNYVNELRRLYGQDAEVLCGYEAGCLGFTLYHQLQAHGIPCIVMAPTTVMKEGSKRVKTDKKDAAQLAKALAFRSYRPVHIPTVEDEQVKEYIRMRTDHKVALKKIKQQILAFCLRHDFRYTEGSSNWTQKHVRWLRSLNPDGLYAEILTEYLLTYEKLVDQIERYDARIEQLGQSDSYQEKVSRLSCFIGIKTLTALSIVTEIGDFNRFATAQHFASYLGLTPSENSSGDKERRGAITKAGNSHVRRLLIEAAQSLAKGTIGYKSKELKRRQSGNRVEVIAYADKANERLRRRYRTLVLGKNKKQNVAKTAIARELSGFIWGMMTGRIA, from the coding sequence ATGTTTCATTTTACCACACTTTTCATCGGAATGGATGTTCACAAAGAAAGTTTTTCACTCTGCTATTATGATATGATGGCGAATCAATTCAAACATAGCACTAAAGTTGGTCCAAATGTTAGCTATATTGTGAACTATGTGAATGAGCTTCGTCGTTTATATGGTCAAGATGCAGAAGTGTTATGTGGCTACGAAGCCGGATGTCTTGGATTTACCCTATATCACCAGCTACAAGCTCACGGGATTCCTTGTATCGTGATGGCGCCTACAACGGTGATGAAGGAAGGATCTAAGCGTGTTAAGACTGATAAAAAAGATGCAGCTCAGCTCGCAAAAGCTCTGGCCTTTCGTAGCTATCGGCCTGTTCATATTCCTACTGTTGAGGATGAACAAGTCAAAGAATATATCCGCATGAGAACAGACCACAAAGTGGCTCTGAAGAAAATCAAACAACAAATTCTTGCCTTCTGTCTCCGACATGATTTTCGCTATACCGAGGGAAGCAGTAATTGGACACAGAAACATGTCCGCTGGCTCCGTTCCCTAAATCCTGATGGACTTTATGCAGAGATTTTGACAGAATATCTATTGACCTATGAGAAATTAGTAGATCAAATAGAACGGTATGATGCACGAATTGAGCAACTGGGTCAAAGCGACAGTTATCAAGAGAAGGTCTCACGGCTTTCTTGCTTTATTGGCATTAAAACACTAACTGCTCTTTCCATTGTGACAGAAATCGGTGATTTTAATCGCTTTGCGACAGCTCAACATTTTGCTTCTTATCTTGGGCTAACTCCTAGCGAAAATTCTAGCGGCGACAAGGAGAGAAGAGGTGCTATCACCAAAGCTGGGAATAGCCATGTGAGACGACTTCTGATAGAAGCTGCACAATCATTGGCTAAGGGGACGATTGGGTATAAATCCAAAGAATTGAAAAGGAGACAAAGTGGAAACCGAGTGGAGGTGATTGCTTATGCGGATAAGGCTAATGAACGCTTAAGAAGACGTTATCGCACACTTGTTCTAGGAAAAAATAAGAAACAAAATGTTGCTAAAACAGCTATTGCACGAGAATTGTCTGGTTTTATTTGGGGGATGATGACAGGAAGAATAGCTTGA
- a CDS encoding tellurite resistance methyltransferase TehB (with TehA confers resistance to tellurite) has protein sequence MTVLVPYKRMPIWNQDTVPQHFLTKHNTKVGTWAKIKVLKGQLKFEPISDDNEILGEYVYGPTDDIPFVEPQAWHRVTLLTEDTEFFLEFFCQPEDYFAKKYDYTRTHSEVLEALHTIKPCKVLDLGCGHGRNSLYLAQQGFEVTAVDKHVPSIQTLLQVKEVEDLDLQAGTYDINSASLEQDYDWIISTVVFMFLERDRVPAIIRNMQEQTRPGGYNLIVAAMDTEDAPCPMNFSFTFGAGELKEYYRDWELVKYNEDFGQLHKRDENGNFLKMRFATMLARKNV, from the coding sequence ATGACGGTTTTAGTTCCTTACAAACGGATGCCCATTTGGAATCAGGATACGGTTCCCCAGCATTTTTTGACCAAGCACAATACCAAGGTGGGTACTTGGGCCAAAATCAAGGTCTTGAAAGGCCAGCTCAAATTTGAGCCCATTTCAGATGATAATGAGATTTTGGGAGAATATGTTTATGGTCCGACAGACGATATTCCTTTTGTGGAGCCACAGGCTTGGCATCGGGTGACCCTGTTGACAGAGGATACGGAGTTTTTCTTGGAATTTTTCTGTCAACCAGAAGACTATTTTGCCAAAAAGTATGACTATACTCGGACGCATTCGGAAGTCTTGGAGGCCTTACATACTATCAAACCTTGTAAGGTCTTGGACCTGGGCTGTGGTCATGGCAGGAACAGTCTCTACTTGGCTCAGCAGGGATTTGAGGTGACGGCAGTTGATAAACATGTGCCCAGCATCCAGACACTCTTGCAGGTCAAGGAAGTGGAGGACTTGGACTTGCAGGCTGGGACTTACGATATTAACTCAGCTAGTCTGGAGCAGGATTACGACTGGATTATCTCAACAGTGGTCTTTATGTTCTTGGAGCGGGATCGGGTGCCAGCCATTATCCGCAATATGCAGGAGCAGACACGACCTGGTGGCTATAACTTGATTGTGGCGGCTATGGATACGGAAGATGCGCCCTGTCCTATGAATTTCTCCTTTACTTTTGGAGCAGGTGAGTTGAAGGAATACTACCGTGACTGGGAACTGGTCAAATACAATGAAGATTTTGGTCAACTCCATAAGCGGGATGAAAATGGCAATTTCCTTAAGATGCGGTTTGCGACCATGTTGGCTAGAAAAAATGTGTAA
- a CDS encoding acetyltransferase, protein MIEAVFKEFIDRDRLVPEKAGLRQLISDIQRENQPLVQELNTSIQTVDSTRKLVEQLTLEKIDESVIINPPFQTDFGRHIHFGKDIYINKDVFMVDLGGIFIEDQVLIGPRAKLISVNHPLKAEDRHKLELKSVRIQQNAWIGADATILPGVTIGKNAVVAAGAIVTKDVSDNTLVAGVPARIIKTLI, encoded by the coding sequence ATGATTGAAGCAGTTTTTAAGGAGTTTATTGATAGAGATCGCTTGGTGCCAGAAAAAGCTGGCCTACGCCAGCTCATATCCGATATTCAAAGAGAGAATCAGCCCCTTGTTCAAGAATTGAATACTTCCATTCAAACCGTTGACAGCACACGAAAACTCGTTGAACAGCTCACATTGGAAAAGATTGACGAATCCGTTATCATCAATCCCCCTTTCCAAACAGATTTTGGACGTCATATTCATTTCGGAAAGGATATCTACATCAACAAAGATGTCTTTATGGTAGACTTGGGAGGTATTTTTATTGAAGATCAGGTTTTGATTGGTCCCCGTGCTAAACTGATTTCCGTCAACCATCCCTTGAAAGCGGAAGATCGTCACAAACTTGAACTCAAATCAGTTCGTATCCAGCAAAATGCCTGGATAGGTGCAGATGCGACGATTTTACCTGGAGTGACAATTGGTAAGAATGCGGTGGTGGCTGCTGGTGCGATTGTCACAAAAGATGTATCTGACAACACACTCGTAGCAGGCGTTCCTGCAAGGATAATAAAAACACTAATCTAA
- a CDS encoding type II toxin-antitoxin system HicB family antitoxin: MLVTYPALFYFDDTDGANAPYFVTFPDFEHSATQGEDMADAMAMASDWLGMNLADYIENGRDIPTPSSINTLSLVDNNPFRNEDFEMVYDSSKSFISMVMVDVAKYLGSQEPVKKTLTIPRWADTLGRELGLNFSQTLTDAIADKKIHA; the protein is encoded by the coding sequence ATGCTTGTCACTTATCCAGCTTTATTTTATTTTGATGATACAGACGGAGCTAACGCCCCTTACTTTGTAACTTTCCCTGATTTTGAGCATTCAGCAACTCAAGGCGAGGATATGGCGGACGCTATGGCAATGGCTAGCGATTGGTTAGGCATGAACTTAGCTGATTATATCGAGAATGGAAGAGACATTCCTACCCCGTCTTCTATAAACACTTTGTCATTAGTAGATAATAACCCTTTCCGTAATGAGGATTTTGAGATGGTTTACGATTCTAGCAAGTCTTTTATCTCCATGGTGATGGTGGACGTTGCAAAGTATTTGGGCAGTCAAGAGCCAGTAAAGAAAACACTCACTATCCCACGCTGGGCAGACACTCTAGGACGTGAACTAGGATTGAATTTCTCACAGACCCTCACGGATGCAATTGCAGATAAAAAAATTCATGCTTAA
- a CDS encoding dipeptidase translates to MKKTFVRIATFLMLVCLFPAQLVQACSGFIIGKGLTTDGSILYGRTEDYPYPPDNGAHNKNYIVVPAASYAEGDMLVDETFGFTAPHLANEFKYTSTPDAARGDGSNGNYGAHGFNEKGVSMTATVTAIPNAKVLAVDPLVEAGGLGEPILIDYVLPRVTSAREGVELIAKTIDEKGSAEGNIVIIADKNEVWYMEILSGHQYVAIKFPEDKYAIFANTYYLGHVDFTDTENVIASAKVEEVAKQADNYVTVDGQFHIAKSYGPATYAEADRSRVYAGIKLMDPASSVTYEDAVYDLLRQPTDPSRRFSLQDTFALQRNRFEHLPEFRPDDEAGKVKQGDNGANDQVVDATYKYALGNENVIDAHVYQINSSLPSAFGGTVWLGLAQTRNTPYVPFYGIVTDTYEAFKNRSASYDTNSWYWTVQNIDKMAISHPELFGTSIQEKWIALENDWIAVQATLDAQYAELSEDAAVALAPTVTEETLARSAEIFAQLKAVEAEMMAKIEAATPPSSSSTDSSSSTEPSSSGTETSTSTSSSTSQSTSASDTGGATDTSSSSGTVVSSDKKVTPTNKKGKSSLPSTGEQVSLLLVALGVAGILTAIFLHRKKSSKE, encoded by the coding sequence ATGAAAAAGACTTTTGTTCGTATAGCCACATTTCTAATGTTGGTTTGCCTATTCCCTGCTCAACTTGTTCAGGCCTGCTCAGGCTTTATCATTGGGAAAGGGTTGACAACGGATGGTTCTATCCTTTATGGTAGAACGGAAGATTATCCCTATCCACCAGATAATGGAGCGCACAATAAAAATTATATTGTGGTTCCAGCAGCAAGCTATGCTGAGGGAGATATGTTGGTGGATGAAACATTTGGTTTTACAGCACCACACTTGGCAAATGAGTTCAAGTACACCTCTACGCCTGATGCGGCGCGTGGGGATGGTTCAAATGGTAATTATGGGGCGCATGGTTTTAATGAAAAAGGCGTATCCATGACTGCTACTGTAACAGCTATTCCAAATGCTAAAGTCTTAGCAGTTGATCCTCTAGTTGAAGCTGGAGGGCTGGGAGAACCAATTTTGATTGATTATGTTCTTCCTAGGGTCACTAGTGCGCGTGAAGGTGTTGAGTTGATTGCAAAGACAATCGATGAAAAAGGCTCAGCAGAAGGGAATATTGTTATTATTGCTGACAAAAATGAAGTTTGGTACATGGAAATCTTGTCAGGACACCAATACGTAGCCATCAAGTTCCCTGAAGATAAGTATGCAATTTTTGCAAATACTTACTATCTAGGTCATGTTGATTTTACCGATACAGAAAATGTGATTGCTTCTGCAAAGGTTGAAGAAGTAGCCAAACAAGCGGATAATTATGTGACAGTCGATGGACAGTTCCATATTGCTAAATCATATGGTCCTGCAACTTATGCTGAAGCAGACCGTTCCCGTGTGTATGCAGGTATTAAATTGATGGATCCAGCATCGTCTGTAACCTATGAAGATGCTGTGTATGATTTGCTACGTCAGCCAACAGATCCAAGTCGTCGCTTTAGTTTACAAGATACCTTTGCCTTACAACGTAACCGTTTTGAACATCTTCCAGAATTTCGTCCAGACGATGAAGCAGGCAAGGTAAAACAAGGGGATAATGGTGCGAATGACCAAGTGGTAGATGCGACTTATAAATACGCTCTTGGTAATGAAAACGTCATCGATGCCCATGTTTATCAGATCAATAGTAGCTTACCATCAGCCTTCGGTGGTACAGTGTGGTTGGGCTTGGCTCAGACAAGGAATACACCGTATGTTCCATTCTATGGTATTGTGACTGATACTTATGAAGCCTTTAAAAATCGCTCAGCTTCTTATGATACGAATTCATGGTACTGGACGGTACAAAATATTGATAAGATGGCCATCTCACACCCAGAGTTATTTGGTACATCGATTCAAGAAAAATGGATAGCCCTTGAAAATGACTGGATTGCTGTACAGGCAACTCTTGATGCTCAATATGCTGAACTTTCAGAAGATGCAGCTGTAGCCCTGGCTCCAACTGTAACCGAGGAAACCTTGGCTCGTTCAGCAGAGATTTTTGCCCAACTAAAAGCTGTTGAAGCTGAAATGATGGCAAAAATTGAAGCAGCAACACCTCCGTCATCCAGCAGCACCGACTCATCAAGCAGTACTGAACCATCATCAAGTGGTACCGAAACCTCAACCAGTACTTCAAGCAGTACAAGTCAGTCTACAAGTGCTTCTGATACAGGAGGAGCTACGGATACTTCCTCCTCCAGCGGAACAGTAGTGTCTTCAGATAAGAAAGTAACACCTACCAATAAAAAAGGTAAATCAAGTCTTCCTAGTACAGGTGAGCAAGTCAGCCTCTTGTTGGTGGCGCTAGGTGTTGCAGGAATTTTAACAGCAATTTTTCTTCATCGAAAAAAATCCAGTAAAGAATAA
- a CDS encoding copper-translocating P-type ATPase has protein sequence MKQASYPIQGMTCASCAMTVEKAVGKLAGMEEVSVNLATEKLSVSYDEKLLGLEDIRQAVEKAGYQLVDNLVTESYDISGMTCASCALTVEKALGKLEGVEEVSVNLATEKATIRYSRHRQNPASLERAVEQAGYQLIRPEEVEEAADKGPSKEEKLWHRFVWSAAFTLPLLYIAMGPMLPWGGLPLPALLHQPLVYAISQVILLIPILYIGRSFFQKGFKTLLQGHPNMDSLIAVGTGTALVQGLLMIAFLLMGKEVAMHGHHPELYFESAAVILTLITLGKYFEVRSKGQTSEAIKKLMDLAPKTAQVLRNGQEIQVPIEEVVVGDQVIVRPGQQIPVDGQVLEGQTRVDESMLTGESLPVKKALGDNVFGGTLNQQGAITMQATKVGRDTTLAQIIRLVEEAQGSKAPIAKLADQVSAVFVPVVMGLALLSGLAWYFLGQESWIFSLSIIIAVLVIACPCALGLATPTAIMVGTGKGAENGLLFKSGQAIETLQGVNTIVFDKTGTITEGKPQVTDVHLLSTKNREQVLQLAASSEQFSEHPLAQALLQAAHTEKIDLLPATDFQALSGRGLSVTIAEQTIYLGNERLIREQGIDVSKGCAVAETFAHQAKTPVFLASQQELLAVIAIADKVKGTSRQAVQALQTMGLEVVMLTGDNEKTAKAIAKDVGIEQVVSQVLPDDKANQVKHLQEQGKTVAMVGDGINDAPALAQAHVGLAIGSGTDIAIESADIVLMHSDILDVVKAVKLSQATMRTIKQNLFWAFAYNVIGIPIAMGLLHAFGGPLLNPMFAGAAMALSSVSVVLNALRLKRVKIDN, from the coding sequence ATGAAACAAGCAAGCTATCCCATTCAAGGTATGACCTGTGCTTCCTGTGCTATGACGGTTGAGAAAGCGGTTGGTAAACTAGCAGGAATGGAAGAAGTCAGTGTCAACCTAGCGACTGAAAAATTGAGTGTTAGCTATGATGAAAAGCTTTTGGGACTAGAAGATATTCGTCAGGCAGTTGAAAAGGCGGGGTATCAGTTAGTCGATAACTTGGTGACCGAGTCTTATGATATTTCAGGTATGACCTGCGCTTCCTGTGCTCTGACGGTTGAAAAAGCTCTGGGAAAACTAGAGGGTGTAGAAGAAGTTAGTGTCAATCTGGCAACAGAAAAGGCGACTATCCGTTATAGCCGTCATAGGCAAAATCCAGCTAGTCTTGAAAGAGCAGTTGAGCAGGCAGGTTATCAGCTGATTCGACCAGAAGAAGTAGAAGAGGCTGCGGACAAGGGACCGAGCAAGGAAGAAAAGCTGTGGCATCGATTTGTCTGGTCAGCAGCATTTACTCTTCCATTGCTCTATATTGCTATGGGGCCTATGTTGCCTTGGGGAGGGCTTCCATTACCAGCTTTGCTCCATCAACCGCTAGTCTATGCGATCAGCCAAGTCATCTTGCTCATCCCTATCCTCTATATCGGACGCAGTTTTTTCCAAAAAGGCTTTAAAACTCTCTTGCAAGGCCATCCAAATATGGATTCCTTGATTGCTGTTGGGACAGGGACAGCCTTGGTTCAGGGTCTTTTGATGATTGCGTTTCTTCTGATGGGGAAAGAAGTGGCCATGCACGGTCACCATCCAGAACTGTATTTTGAATCAGCCGCCGTTATCTTGACATTGATTACCCTAGGAAAATATTTTGAAGTTAGGTCCAAAGGTCAGACTTCTGAGGCGATTAAGAAATTGATGGATCTGGCTCCTAAGACGGCCCAGGTCTTGCGAAATGGTCAGGAAATACAAGTGCCGATTGAAGAAGTGGTGGTCGGTGACCAGGTCATTGTTCGTCCAGGTCAGCAGATTCCTGTTGATGGTCAGGTTCTCGAAGGCCAAACACGTGTGGATGAGTCTATGCTGACGGGTGAGAGTCTACCAGTGAAGAAAGCTCTAGGCGATAATGTTTTTGGCGGCACCCTTAACCAGCAAGGTGCCATTACCATGCAGGCTACCAAAGTTGGTCGTGATACGACTCTGGCCCAGATTATTCGCTTGGTAGAAGAGGCTCAAGGTTCTAAGGCCCCTATTGCCAAATTGGCTGACCAAGTATCAGCCGTCTTTGTTCCAGTTGTCATGGGCTTGGCTCTCTTGTCCGGTCTGGCCTGGTACTTCTTGGGTCAAGAATCCTGGATTTTTTCATTAAGTATTATCATCGCCGTCTTGGTCATCGCCTGCCCTTGTGCTTTGGGGCTGGCAACTCCGACGGCTATCATGGTTGGGACTGGAAAAGGGGCAGAAAATGGTCTTTTGTTCAAGTCTGGTCAAGCTATTGAAACCCTACAAGGTGTGAACACCATTGTCTTCGACAAGACTGGGACCATTACTGAGGGCAAGCCCCAGGTGACAGACGTTCATCTCTTATCTACTAAAAATCGTGAGCAGGTCCTCCAGTTGGCAGCAAGTAGCGAGCAATTTTCCGAGCATCCATTGGCTCAGGCCCTCCTGCAAGCTGCTCATACAGAAAAGATTGATCTCTTGCCCGCCACAGATTTTCAGGCGCTTTCAGGCCGTGGTCTTTCGGTGACAATAGCCGAGCAGACCATCTATCTGGGAAATGAAAGGTTGATACGGGAACAGGGAATTGATGTTTCCAAAGGATGTGCAGTTGCGGAAACATTTGCCCATCAAGCTAAGACGCCTGTTTTCCTAGCAAGCCAGCAAGAATTACTAGCAGTCATTGCCATTGCTGATAAAGTAAAAGGGACCAGCCGTCAGGCTGTCCAGGCTCTGCAAACCATGGGACTAGAAGTTGTCATGCTGACTGGAGATAATGAAAAAACTGCCAAAGCCATTGCCAAGGATGTCGGCATTGAGCAGGTGGTCAGTCAGGTTCTGCCAGATGACAAGGCTAACCAAGTCAAGCACTTACAAGAACAGGGCAAGACAGTCGCCATGGTAGGGGATGGCATCAACGATGCCCCAGCTCTAGCTCAAGCACATGTGGGTCTAGCCATTGGTTCAGGGACTGATATTGCCATTGAGTCTGCCGACATTGTCCTCATGCATAGTGATATTTTGGATGTGGTCAAGGCTGTCAAACTCAGCCAGGCAACCATGCGGACCATCAAGCAAAATCTCTTCTGGGCCTTTGCTTACAATGTGATTGGTATTCCAATAGCCATGGGGCTATTACATGCATTTGGTGGACCTCTGCTCAATCCTATGTTTGCAGGTGCAGCCATGGCCCTCAGCTCAGTGTCAGTCGTCTTGAACGCTCTGCGATTGAAAAGAGTGAAAATAGACAATTAG
- a CDS encoding LysR family transcriptional regulator, protein MDIRVLTYFIAIVQTGSISNAAQSLHITQPTLSRQIKELEQELDTILFYRGSREIQLTEAGQYLYNRALEITSLVKKTEDTLRPTEMISGDLYIGAAESQSLEPIARAIASLTSQYPNTRVHIQSGNADHILEQLQDGIQDVGITFGRYSTKKFDSLPLLNRDSWGILVPRFHPLASKEELVLSDVLAYPLIVSSQSNVDKSIFAGLGDYRIVATYNLLYNASLLVKAGVGIALCLDGIVDTSYDGSGLVFRPLDLSTDSLQLLWKKGVVLSPIAKRFIEILEEDLENANLDR, encoded by the coding sequence ATGGATATTCGTGTATTGACCTATTTTATTGCCATTGTACAAACAGGATCCATATCAAATGCGGCTCAGAGCTTACACATTACTCAGCCCACCTTATCACGGCAAATAAAAGAATTGGAGCAAGAGTTAGACACCATTTTGTTTTATCGTGGGAGTAGAGAAATTCAGCTGACAGAAGCAGGGCAATATCTCTACAATCGCGCATTGGAAATTACCAGTTTGGTTAAAAAAACAGAAGATACTCTTCGCCCAACGGAGATGATTTCTGGTGACCTTTACATTGGTGCAGCAGAGAGTCAGTCTTTGGAGCCTATTGCAAGAGCAATCGCAAGCTTAACCAGTCAGTATCCCAATACGAGAGTGCACATTCAAAGTGGAAATGCAGACCATATTTTAGAACAATTGCAAGATGGTATTCAAGATGTTGGGATTACCTTCGGGCGCTATTCTACAAAAAAATTTGACAGTCTGCCTTTACTTAACCGAGATAGTTGGGGGATTCTAGTCCCTCGTTTTCATCCTTTAGCTTCTAAAGAAGAGCTAGTGCTGAGCGATGTTCTAGCCTATCCCTTGATTGTTTCCTCCCAAAGCAATGTTGATAAGTCTATCTTTGCTGGATTAGGCGATTATCGGATCGTAGCGACCTACAATCTCCTCTACAATGCCTCTTTATTAGTAAAGGCTGGGGTTGGGATTGCTCTTTGTTTGGACGGAATTGTTGATACAAGCTATGATGGAAGTGGACTGGTCTTTCGTCCTCTAGATTTGTCAACGGATAGCTTGCAGCTTCTTTGGAAAAAAGGAGTGGTGTTGAGCCCAATAGCCAAGCGTTTTATTGAAATTCTTGAGGAAGACCTAGAGAATGCAAATTTAGATAGATAA
- a CDS encoding alpha/beta hydrolase encodes MKSIKMTEEWDKTFPKSDKVEHQKVTFQNHFGITLVADQYKPKQIQEKLPAIAVAGPFGAVKEQASGLYAQEMAERGFLTIAFDPSYTGESGGSPRYMNSPDINTEDFQAAIDYLSTLDEVDTENIAIIGICGWGGIALNVAALDPRVKVTVASTLYDLSRVTRKGYFDESDTEESRYQMRLALAKQRTEDFKNHNYQLAGGVIDPLPDDAPQFVKDYYAYYKEQRGYHERSLNSNQGWAIQAGTSLLNTHLLDSIGETRNAVLVVHGDKAHSYYMGKDAFEQLTGGNKQMITVEGASHTDLYDQMEIIPFEEIEAFIRQHFA; translated from the coding sequence ATGAAATCAATAAAAATGACAGAAGAATGGGATAAAACATTTCCAAAGAGTGACAAGGTTGAACACCAAAAAGTGACCTTTCAAAATCATTTTGGTATCACCTTAGTGGCAGATCAGTACAAACCAAAACAGATTCAAGAGAAATTACCCGCCATTGCTGTTGCAGGTCCATTTGGAGCAGTTAAAGAACAGGCTTCCGGTCTCTATGCTCAAGAAATGGCGGAACGCGGCTTTTTAACCATTGCTTTCGATCCATCTTATACAGGAGAGTCCGGTGGTAGCCCGCGCTACATGAACTCACCTGACATCAATACAGAAGATTTTCAAGCAGCGATCGACTATCTATCTACCTTAGATGAGGTTGATACGGAAAACATTGCTATTATCGGAATCTGTGGTTGGGGAGGAATTGCCCTAAATGTCGCAGCCCTTGACCCTCGTGTCAAGGTGACCGTAGCATCCACTCTCTATGATTTGTCTCGCGTTACTAGAAAGGGTTATTTTGATGAATCCGATACAGAGGAGTCTCGCTATCAGATGCGTTTAGCACTTGCCAAACAACGGACTGAGGATTTCAAAAATCACAACTATCAACTTGCAGGTGGCGTGATTGACCCGCTGCCAGATGATGCGCCACAATTTGTCAAAGATTATTATGCCTACTATAAAGAACAACGAGGCTACCATGAACGTAGCCTAAATTCAAATCAAGGATGGGCCATCCAAGCAGGTACAAGCCTCTTAAACACTCATCTACTAGATAGCATTGGAGAAACTAGAAATGCAGTCCTTGTTGTTCATGGTGACAAGGCGCATTCCTACTATATGGGCAAAGATGCTTTTGAACAATTGACAGGTGGCAACAAGCAGATGATAACAGTCGAAGGTGCAAGCCATACAGACCTCTATGATCAAATGGAAATTATTCCATTCGAGGAAATCGAGGCATTTATCCGCCAACACTTTGCATAA